The Saccharothrix variisporea genome has a segment encoding these proteins:
- a CDS encoding alpha-hydroxy acid oxidase encodes MTKSAQLRTLLKPPKMAWNPTDRKLLRAAGIEDLRKLARKRVPRMVFDYTDGAADSERSLSRARQTFADIEFQPSVLRDVSEIDTTRTVLGKAQELPFCLAPVGFTRVMHPEGESAVASVAAQFGIPYSVSTLATTSLADIAAAAPGGRHWFQLYFAEDRAMVKELLGLAEEAGFDTILLTLDTPISVPRRRDIRNGLTIPPSMSIGTFAEAWLHPGWWLSQIRGGAPSPKVLAATSNGSASDLIKKVFNPKLSVDDLEWLRGAWSGNLVAKGVQSVADARRVADAGVDAVWLSTHGGRKLDRAPVPVELVPDVVDAVGERIEVLVDTGITSGADIVAAVALGATAACVGRCYQYGLMAGGRRGVVKAMEILTREIEVTMKLLGVTSVDQLNRSHVRLR; translated from the coding sequence ATGACCAAGTCGGCTCAACTCAGAACCCTGCTCAAGCCGCCGAAGATGGCGTGGAACCCCACCGACCGCAAGCTCCTGCGCGCCGCCGGCATCGAGGACCTGCGCAAACTCGCCCGCAAGCGCGTGCCGCGCATGGTCTTCGACTACACCGACGGCGCCGCGGACAGCGAACGCAGCCTCAGCCGGGCCCGGCAGACGTTCGCGGACATCGAGTTCCAGCCGTCCGTGCTGCGGGACGTGTCCGAGATCGACACCACCCGCACGGTGCTGGGCAAGGCGCAAGAGCTCCCGTTCTGCCTGGCCCCGGTGGGCTTCACCCGGGTCATGCACCCGGAGGGCGAGTCGGCGGTGGCGTCCGTGGCGGCGCAGTTCGGCATCCCCTACTCGGTGTCCACGCTGGCCACGACGTCGCTGGCGGACATCGCCGCCGCCGCCCCCGGTGGCAGGCACTGGTTCCAGCTGTACTTCGCCGAGGACCGGGCCATGGTCAAGGAACTGCTCGGCCTGGCGGAGGAAGCGGGCTTCGACACGATCCTGCTGACGCTGGACACCCCGATTTCCGTGCCCAGACGCCGGGACATCCGCAACGGCCTCACCATCCCGCCGTCGATGAGCATCGGCACGTTCGCCGAGGCTTGGCTGCACCCGGGCTGGTGGCTCAGCCAGATCCGCGGCGGCGCACCCTCCCCGAAGGTCCTCGCGGCGACCAGCAACGGCTCCGCGTCGGACCTGATCAAGAAGGTCTTCAACCCCAAGCTGTCCGTGGACGACCTGGAGTGGCTGCGCGGCGCGTGGTCGGGGAACCTGGTCGCGAAGGGCGTCCAGAGCGTCGCCGACGCCCGCCGCGTGGCCGACGCCGGCGTGGACGCGGTGTGGCTGTCCACCCACGGCGGCCGGAAACTCGACCGGGCCCCGGTGCCGGTCGAGCTCGTGCCCGACGTGGTGGACGCGGTCGGCGAGCGCATCGAGGTCCTGGTGGACACCGGCATCACGTCGGGCGCGGACATCGTGGCGGCTGTGGCGCTGGGTGCGACGGCGGCTTGTGTGGGGCGGTGCTATCAGTACGGGCTCATGGCGGGTGGCCGGCGCGGGGTGGTGAAGGCGATGGAGATCCTGACGCGCGAGATCGAGGTCACGATGAAGCTGTTGGGGGTCACGAGCGTCGACCAGTTGAACCGGTCGCACGTCAGGCTCCGGTGA
- a CDS encoding TauD/TfdA family dioxygenase translates to MTIDVQPTHSTDRVITLTREENIEVDTIARYLAGRPPRRLDSTTWLATARELSSNLPARLRQMLRRFTWDAGLDGVLLVRNLPVDDLPDTPTVAGSVQRESTVPAAAQVLVGLQLGELIAFREEKSGALVQDVVPVPGMEAFQGNAGSVMLSMHVENAFHMYRPDYVGLHCLRNDHDNVAGLQVASIRNALPVLPESVRKVLHEPRFITEPPASFGDLRSAPEPHGILGGSFDDPDIRIDFESSFPLDAEAEQAMAVLGDALRSSRRTFILEPGDLAFVDNRLALHGRTEFTPRYDGRDRWLQRIFVHRDFRRSRELRPEGGHVLGSAPTT, encoded by the coding sequence GTGACCATCGACGTCCAGCCCACGCACAGCACCGACCGCGTGATCACCCTGACCCGTGAGGAGAACATCGAGGTAGACACCATCGCCCGCTACCTCGCGGGCCGACCGCCCCGCCGGCTGGACTCGACGACGTGGCTGGCCACCGCGCGCGAGCTGTCCAGCAACCTGCCGGCGCGCCTGCGGCAGATGCTGCGCCGCTTCACCTGGGACGCGGGCCTCGACGGCGTCCTGCTCGTCCGCAACCTGCCGGTGGACGACCTGCCCGACACCCCGACCGTGGCCGGCTCAGTGCAACGGGAGTCGACCGTTCCCGCCGCCGCGCAGGTGCTCGTCGGTCTCCAACTGGGCGAGCTGATCGCGTTCCGCGAGGAGAAGAGCGGCGCACTCGTGCAGGACGTCGTGCCGGTGCCCGGCATGGAGGCCTTCCAGGGCAACGCCGGTTCGGTGATGCTGTCCATGCACGTGGAGAACGCCTTCCACATGTACCGACCGGACTACGTGGGCCTGCACTGCCTGCGCAACGACCACGACAACGTGGCCGGCCTACAGGTGGCGTCCATCCGCAACGCCCTGCCGGTGCTGCCGGAGTCCGTGCGCAAGGTGCTGCACGAGCCGAGGTTCATCACCGAGCCACCGGCGTCCTTCGGCGACCTGCGCAGCGCCCCGGAACCACACGGCATCCTCGGCGGCAGCTTCGACGACCCGGACATCCGCATCGACTTCGAGAGCTCGTTCCCCCTCGACGCCGAAGCAGAGCAGGCGATGGCCGTGCTGGGCGACGCCCTCCGCTCGTCCCGCCGCACGTTCATCCTGGAACCCGGCGACCTGGCCTTCGTGGACAACCGCCTGGCCCTGCACGGCCGAACCGAGTTCACCCCCCGCTACGACGGCCGAGACCGCTGGCTACAACGCATCTTCGTCCACCGCGACTTCCGCCGGTCCCGGGAGCTGCGCCCAGAGGGCGGCCACGTACTGGGCAGCGCCCCCACCACCTGA